One Halorhodospira halophila DNA segment encodes these proteins:
- a CDS encoding DUF4870 family protein — translation MQETENGQQPPADTPPGVAPWAVYILHLGSLFIGLTAVIGVIIAYMQRRDAAPWVQSHYQFQINTFWIGLLIFAVAIITMPLYGLGFLLGVFLTIWLLVRCIYGMRQLNAREPIPDPETWLFGWSRSG, via the coding sequence ATGCAAGAGACGGAAAACGGCCAGCAGCCGCCCGCCGACACGCCCCCCGGCGTCGCCCCGTGGGCGGTCTACATCCTTCACCTGGGTAGTCTGTTCATCGGCCTGACGGCGGTCATCGGGGTGATCATCGCCTATATGCAGCGCCGTGACGCAGCGCCTTGGGTCCAGAGCCACTACCAATTCCAGATCAACACCTTCTGGATCGGTCTGCTGATCTTCGCAGTGGCCATCATCACCATGCCCCTTTACGGCCTCGGTTTCCTGCTCGGCGTGTTCCTGACCATCTGGCTGCTCGTACGCTGTATCTACGGCATGCGTCAGCTCAATGCGCGGGAGCCGATCCCCGACCCCGAGACCTGGCTGTTCGGCTGGAGCCGGAGCGGTTAG
- a CDS encoding carbon-nitrogen hydrolase yields MSRQTTLGLVQHPCSADRQENLERSEAGIARAAEAGADVVLLQELHCGHYPCYEEHPAHFDAAEPIPGPGTERLGRAAAEHGVVVIGSLFERRAAGLYHNTAVVLERDGTLAGTYRKMHIPDDPDYYEKFYFTPGDGGFTPVDTSAGRLGVLVCWDQWFPEAARLMALAGAEILLYPTAIGFAPEEPADEQARQLEAWETIQRGHAIANGLPVAACNRVGTEPAARFWGRSFVCGPQGEILARGGEEETVLVVRLDLHRTEEVRRMWPFLRDRRIEAYQGLARRYLDTPGDA; encoded by the coding sequence ATGAGCCGCCAAACCACGCTCGGTCTGGTCCAGCATCCGTGCAGTGCGGACCGGCAAGAGAACCTGGAACGCTCGGAGGCGGGGATTGCCCGCGCCGCCGAGGCGGGGGCCGATGTGGTCCTGCTTCAGGAGCTACATTGCGGGCACTACCCGTGTTACGAGGAGCACCCGGCCCATTTCGACGCAGCTGAGCCCATCCCGGGCCCGGGGACCGAGCGGCTGGGCCGGGCGGCTGCTGAACACGGCGTGGTGGTCATCGGCTCGCTCTTCGAACGCCGGGCGGCCGGGCTCTACCACAACACCGCGGTGGTGCTCGAGCGCGACGGCACGCTGGCCGGCACCTATCGTAAGATGCACATTCCGGATGACCCGGACTATTACGAGAAGTTCTACTTCACCCCCGGCGATGGCGGCTTCACCCCCGTGGACACCTCCGCCGGGCGGCTGGGCGTGCTGGTGTGCTGGGATCAGTGGTTCCCGGAGGCAGCCCGGCTCATGGCCCTCGCCGGGGCCGAAATCCTGCTCTACCCCACCGCCATCGGCTTCGCCCCGGAGGAGCCCGCCGATGAGCAGGCGCGGCAACTCGAGGCCTGGGAGACCATCCAGCGCGGTCACGCCATCGCCAACGGCCTACCGGTGGCAGCGTGCAACCGGGTGGGCACCGAGCCGGCCGCCCGTTTCTGGGGCCGCAGCTTCGTCTGCGGCCCACAGGGCGAGATCCTTGCCCGCGGCGGCGAGGAAGAGACCGTCCTCGTTGTCCGCCTCGACCTCCACCGCACCGAGGAGGTCCGGCGCATGTGGCCGTTCCTGCGCGACCGGCGCATTGAAGCCTACCAAGGCCTAGCCCGGCGCTACCTCGACACCCCGGGAGACGCTTAG